A window of the Streptomyces griseochromogenes genome harbors these coding sequences:
- a CDS encoding serine/threonine-protein kinase, which produces MSEEPGRDRVIAGRYRLLSPLGEGGMGTVWRARDEVLHREVAVKEVRAPAGLPVSDVERMYARLEREAWAAARVANRNVVTVYDVAIEGGRPWIVMELVRGLSLADQLEAEGPLPPQRAAHIGAEVLAALRAAHAAGVLHRDVKPANVLLANDGRVVLTDFGIATVEGSSALTMTGEVVGSPEFLAPERALGRTPGPESDLWSLGVLLYAAVEGNSPFRYDTPLSTLRAVVDEELPPTRRAGPLAPVIEGLLRKDPAERLSAERAERDLRIVAAGGAAARTEPIPVPPYDPTLAARPQRPSPAPPVPVPGGRPQPRTTAVTPDRNRRTGLVLVAGLLAVVLAVAGLTYALLNRDNGGSRGSDSAQTGRASGRAHSPSPSTGTDSGAGARPPTHSGATTNSPPAQSVQVTLTGSHTAYDGTCPPPTGQAPTFTATFTVGRLPAQVEYRWVLAHGSVSDPGWKTLAFPAGGGRTRQVRVVVSAYSEGGTIENGISVEVRGPVRATSNSVPFSVTCSTAPTETPSDGASASPSGSP; this is translated from the coding sequence GTGTCCGAAGAACCGGGCCGTGACCGCGTGATCGCGGGCCGCTACCGTCTGCTGTCCCCGCTGGGCGAGGGCGGCATGGGCACGGTGTGGCGCGCCCGTGACGAGGTGCTGCACCGCGAGGTGGCCGTCAAGGAGGTGCGGGCCCCGGCCGGGCTGCCCGTGTCCGACGTCGAGCGGATGTACGCGCGCCTGGAGCGCGAGGCGTGGGCGGCGGCCCGGGTCGCGAACCGCAACGTGGTCACGGTGTACGACGTGGCGATCGAGGGCGGCCGCCCGTGGATCGTGATGGAGCTGGTGCGCGGGCTGTCCCTGGCCGACCAGCTGGAGGCCGAGGGTCCGCTGCCGCCCCAGCGGGCCGCGCACATCGGTGCCGAGGTGCTGGCCGCGTTGCGCGCCGCACACGCCGCCGGGGTGCTGCACCGGGACGTCAAGCCGGCCAACGTGCTGCTGGCGAACGACGGCCGGGTGGTCCTCACCGACTTCGGCATCGCGACGGTCGAGGGCAGCTCGGCGCTGACCATGACCGGAGAGGTGGTCGGTTCCCCCGAGTTCCTCGCGCCGGAGCGGGCGCTCGGGCGCACGCCGGGCCCGGAGTCGGACCTGTGGTCGCTGGGCGTGCTGCTGTACGCGGCGGTCGAGGGCAACTCCCCGTTCCGGTACGACACTCCGCTGAGCACCCTGCGTGCCGTGGTGGACGAGGAGCTGCCGCCGACGCGCCGGGCCGGACCGCTCGCCCCCGTCATCGAGGGACTTCTGCGCAAGGACCCGGCCGAGCGGCTGTCCGCCGAGCGGGCCGAGCGGGACCTGCGGATCGTCGCCGCGGGCGGGGCCGCTGCCCGTACGGAGCCGATACCGGTCCCGCCGTACGACCCGACGCTCGCAGCCCGGCCGCAACGGCCGTCTCCCGCACCGCCGGTGCCGGTGCCCGGCGGACGTCCGCAGCCACGGACCACGGCCGTGACGCCGGACCGCAACCGCCGGACCGGCCTGGTGCTGGTGGCAGGTCTGCTCGCGGTCGTCCTGGCGGTGGCGGGGCTGACGTACGCGCTGCTCAACCGTGACAACGGCGGCAGCAGGGGCAGCGACAGCGCGCAGACCGGCCGGGCGAGCGGCAGGGCGCATTCCCCGTCCCCGAGCACCGGTACGGACTCCGGCGCCGGGGCGCGGCCACCCACGCACAGCGGCGCGACGACGAACAGCCCGCCGGCCCAGTCCGTACAGGTGACTCTCACGGGTTCGCACACCGCGTACGACGGGACCTGCCCGCCGCCGACCGGGCAGGCGCCTACGTTCACGGCGACGTTCACGGTCGGGCGGCTGCCCGCGCAGGTGGAGTACCGGTGGGTGCTGGCGCACGGGTCGGTCTCCGACCCGGGGTGGAAGACGCTGGCGTTCCCGGCGGGCGGCGGGAGGACCCGGCAGGTGCGGGTGGTCGTGAGCGCCTACTCGGAGGGCGGGACGATCGAGAACGGGATCAGCGTGGAGGTGCGCGGTCCGGTGCGGGCCACCTCGAACTCCGTGCCGTTCTCGGTGACCTGCTCGACGGCACCGACGGAGACCCCGTCGGACGGGGCCTCCGCTTCGCCTTCGGGCTCGCCCTGA
- a CDS encoding SGNH/GDSL hydrolase family protein — MRRSRLTAYVTSLLLATGLALTGAATAQASPTAATGGYVALGDSYSSGVGAGSYISSSGGCDRSTKAYPYLWNAAHSPSSFAFNACSGATTDDVLAGQLGSLNSSTALVSITIGGNDAGFSNVMTTCVLSSDSTCLSKINSAKAYVDSTLPGKLDAVYNAISAKAPSARVVVLGYPRFYLLGQTCLGLSDTKRSAINGAADYIDAAVQKRALDHDFVYGDVRTPFSSHEICSGDSWLHSVNWLDIGESYHPTAAGQSGGYLPVLTTNAS, encoded by the coding sequence ATGAGACGTTCCCGACTTACGGCATACGTGACCTCACTCCTCCTCGCCACCGGCCTCGCCCTCACCGGGGCGGCCACGGCGCAGGCTTCCCCGACGGCCGCGACCGGCGGCTACGTGGCACTCGGCGACTCCTACTCCTCCGGCGTGGGAGCGGGCAGTTACATCAGCTCGAGCGGTGGCTGCGACCGCAGCACCAAGGCGTACCCGTACCTGTGGAACGCCGCCCACAGCCCGTCCTCGTTCGCCTTCAACGCCTGCTCGGGCGCCACGACGGACGATGTGCTCGCGGGTCAGCTCGGCTCTCTCAACTCCTCCACCGCCCTGGTCTCGATCACGATCGGCGGCAACGACGCCGGTTTCAGCAACGTCATGACGACCTGTGTCCTCTCGTCCGACAGCACCTGCCTGTCCAAGATCAACAGCGCCAAGGCCTACGTCGACTCGACGCTCCCCGGCAAGCTCGACGCCGTCTACAACGCGATCAGCGCCAAAGCCCCCTCCGCCCGGGTGGTCGTCCTCGGCTACCCCCGCTTCTATCTGCTCGGCCAGACCTGCCTCGGCCTCTCCGACACCAAGCGGTCCGCGATCAACGGTGCCGCCGACTACATCGACGCCGCCGTCCAGAAGCGCGCCCTGGACCACGACTTCGTCTACGGCGACGTGCGCACCCCGTTCTCCAGCCACGAGATCTGCTCCGGCGACTCCTGGCTGCACAGCGTCAACTGGCTCGACATCGGCGAGTCGTACCACCCCACCGCGGCCGGCCAGTCCGGCGGCTATCTGCCCGTGCTCACGACGAACGCGTCCTGA
- a CDS encoding glycosyltransferase family 2 protein, translated as MSSVLHPPSSGQDPLMAAQYRPISTHLAITPPVSVVIPAMNEAENLPYVFKTLPDWIQEVVLVDGNSTDDTVEVARSLWPEVKVVEQRGKGKGDALITGFEACSGDIIVMVDADGSADGNEIVSYVSALVSGADFAKGSRFANGGGTDDMTFIRKLGNWALCTIVNRKFGARYTDLCYGYNAFWRHCLDKIDLDCTGFEVETLMNIRVVKAGLKVQEIPSHEYLRIHGTSNLRAVRDGLRVLKVILEERSNRRALRRRAHHSPLLNTGQGEAS; from the coding sequence ATGAGTTCCGTTCTGCATCCGCCGAGTTCGGGCCAAGATCCGTTAATGGCCGCCCAATACCGGCCCATCTCCACTCACCTTGCGATCACTCCGCCGGTGAGCGTGGTGATTCCCGCCATGAATGAGGCGGAGAATCTGCCCTACGTCTTCAAGACCCTTCCGGACTGGATACAGGAAGTGGTTCTTGTGGACGGCAATTCCACCGACGACACGGTCGAGGTGGCCCGTTCCCTGTGGCCCGAGGTGAAAGTGGTCGAACAGCGGGGCAAGGGCAAAGGGGATGCCCTGATCACCGGGTTCGAGGCGTGCAGCGGCGACATCATCGTGATGGTCGACGCGGACGGCTCGGCCGACGGCAACGAGATCGTGTCGTACGTCTCCGCCCTCGTCTCGGGCGCCGACTTCGCCAAGGGCTCGCGTTTCGCCAACGGCGGCGGCACGGACGACATGACCTTCATCCGCAAGCTCGGCAACTGGGCGCTGTGCACCATCGTCAACCGCAAGTTCGGCGCCCGCTACACCGATCTGTGCTACGGATACAACGCGTTCTGGCGGCACTGCCTCGACAAGATCGACCTGGACTGCACCGGCTTCGAGGTCGAGACCCTGATGAACATCAGAGTGGTCAAGGCGGGGCTCAAGGTCCAGGAGATCCCCAGCCACGAGTACCTCCGCATCCACGGCACGAGCAATCTGCGGGCCGTGCGGGACGGGCTGCGGGTGCTGAAGGTCATCCTCGAGGAGCGCTCCAACCGCCGTGCCCTGCGCCGACGCGCCCACCACTCGCCGCTGCTGAACACCGGGCAGGGAGAGGCGTCTTGA
- a CDS encoding glycosyltransferase family 2 protein, with translation MTDPGISVVICVYTEDRWEDILAAVSSVRAQSYPALETLLVVDHNPVLLDRLAREYKEYEKGTAAGDVRVLANAGPRGLSAGRNTGIAASHGEVIAFLDDDAVAERDWLRRFAEGYADPRVMAVGGRTEPVWASGRRPAWFPEEFDWVVGCTYRGLPRGRVRVRNVLGGNASFRRTAFTAAGGFATGIGRDGDRRPLGCEETELCIRLTRARPDAVLLIDDRAVIHHRVPEAREHFAYFRTRAYAEGLSKALVAKSVGTDKGLESERRYATRVLPAGVARGLRDALLARPGGAGRAGAIVAGVLTAAGGYAMGSMRARRGGTTFSVVRIEGDAVNGPGTPAEGDAVRDPGPSSEGELV, from the coding sequence TTGACAGATCCCGGCATCTCCGTCGTGATCTGCGTGTACACCGAGGACCGCTGGGAGGACATCCTCGCGGCGGTCTCCTCGGTGCGCGCGCAGTCGTATCCGGCGCTGGAGACGCTCCTGGTCGTGGACCACAACCCGGTCCTGCTGGACCGGCTGGCCCGCGAGTACAAGGAGTACGAGAAGGGCACGGCGGCCGGTGACGTCCGGGTGCTCGCCAACGCCGGCCCGCGGGGGCTGTCGGCCGGCCGCAACACCGGTATCGCCGCCTCCCACGGCGAGGTGATCGCCTTCCTGGACGACGACGCCGTGGCCGAGCGGGACTGGCTGCGCCGCTTCGCCGAGGGCTACGCCGACCCGCGCGTGATGGCGGTCGGCGGCCGTACGGAACCGGTCTGGGCGTCGGGCCGGCGTCCCGCCTGGTTCCCGGAGGAGTTCGACTGGGTGGTGGGCTGCACCTACCGGGGGCTGCCGCGGGGCCGGGTCCGGGTCCGCAACGTGCTGGGCGGAAACGCTTCTTTCCGGCGCACGGCGTTCACGGCGGCGGGCGGCTTCGCCACCGGCATCGGCCGCGACGGCGACCGGCGCCCGCTGGGCTGCGAGGAGACGGAACTGTGCATCCGGCTCACCCGGGCCCGCCCCGACGCCGTCCTGCTCATCGACGACCGCGCGGTGATCCACCACCGGGTGCCCGAGGCCCGCGAACACTTCGCGTACTTCCGCACCCGGGCCTACGCGGAGGGCCTGTCGAAGGCGCTGGTGGCCAAGAGCGTCGGCACGGACAAGGGGCTGGAGTCCGAACGCCGGTACGCCACCCGGGTGCTGCCGGCCGGGGTCGCCCGCGGTCTGCGGGACGCCCTGCTCGCCCGTCCGGGCGGCGCCGGGCGCGCGGGCGCGATCGTCGCGGGCGTGCTCACGGCGGCGGGCGGCTATGCGATGGGCAGCATGCGGGCGCGGCGGGGCGGGACGACGTTCTCCGTCGTACGGATCGAGGGGGACGCCGTGAACGGCCCGGGCACACCGGCCGAGGGGGACGCCGTGCGCGACCCGGGCCCGAGCAGCGAGGGGGAACTCGTATGA
- a CDS encoding polysaccharide deacetylase family protein — MSGTAVPILMYHAVATAPGDATRALSVAPEAFAEQMALVGDLGLTPVTTADLATRWRSGRPLPERPVLITFDDGYEGVHRHALPVLAEHGFPATLFVSTGWIKGAYDTGGALDTMLDWQQVRELADAGIEIGGHSHSHPQLDQLDDAALRSELVRSTEIVTGELGSRPVSFAYPYGYSSRRVRRAVREAGYTQALAVGNGLARRRQGPYALQRVTVRRGTGVEEFERLLQGRAIARNFARDRALTKGYALVRRARQVRRKAIRSRV, encoded by the coding sequence ATGAGCGGTACAGCCGTACCGATCCTCATGTACCACGCGGTGGCGACCGCGCCGGGCGACGCCACCCGCGCCCTGTCGGTCGCCCCGGAGGCGTTCGCGGAACAGATGGCGCTCGTCGGCGACCTGGGCCTGACCCCGGTGACGACCGCCGACCTCGCGACGCGCTGGCGCTCCGGCCGCCCGCTGCCCGAGCGGCCGGTGCTGATCACCTTCGACGACGGCTACGAGGGCGTCCACCGCCATGCCCTGCCCGTGCTCGCCGAGCACGGCTTCCCGGCCACCCTGTTCGTCTCCACCGGCTGGATCAAGGGCGCCTACGACACCGGAGGCGCCCTGGACACCATGCTCGACTGGCAGCAGGTGCGCGAGCTCGCGGACGCCGGGATCGAGATCGGCGGGCACAGCCACAGCCACCCGCAGCTCGACCAGCTCGACGACGCCGCCCTGCGTTCGGAGCTGGTGCGCAGCACGGAGATCGTCACCGGCGAACTCGGCTCGCGCCCGGTCTCGTTCGCCTACCCGTACGGCTACTCCAGTCGCCGGGTCCGCCGGGCCGTGCGGGAGGCCGGATACACCCAGGCACTCGCCGTCGGCAACGGTCTCGCCCGCCGCCGGCAGGGACCGTACGCCCTGCAGCGCGTCACCGTCCGCCGCGGCACGGGCGTCGAGGAGTTCGAGCGGCTGCTCCAAGGCCGCGCCATCGCCCGTAACTTCGCCAGGGACCGCGCCCTCACCAAGGGGTACGCCCTCGTCCGCAGAGCACGCCAGGTCCGCCGGAAGGCCATCCGTTCCCGTGTCTGA
- a CDS encoding lipopolysaccharide biosynthesis protein yields MSDTTTTTEAASPESRAPEQPGRRIRLPGMGRSPGGDQLFRNAYALMLNTGISAVLGLGFWLAAARYYSESAVGQGSAAIAAMKLLAGLTAVTLTGALARFIPVSGQRTGRLIFRTYAGSSLIVALAAGVFLMTLDVWGPSYRFLHGPLNGLGFIAAVIAWNLLTLQDGVLTGLRSAPWVPVGNTVFSAVKLGLLVAFAVAIPTAGVFVSWVAAIATSVVPLGWLVFRRLVPRHVKATEDRAEPPTLKEIGRFLAGDYTGSLFSLAVVYLIPVIIASQVSSEDNAYFYITTTIGGTTNLLAINMGASLTVEGSHDPGRLAANTRAALKRMARIMLPIAGVLFVGAPWILGVFGDGYAHAATPLLRWFAVGALLRVVMETYFAVLRAQSRTSGLAWLQGLLCVLVLGLTLLLLPRMGLTGAGVAEISSLAVIVAIAAPRLWKTVRAVPQAAAETAAPDGDLSDLGAREAPAAAPAHRNSPAWALDRDTLALGIHVDFDHLERRPDVRPGPGTPPTGTPVRLPAEGPEPGAEASLGPAEAALFREAVVDAPFGEETAPESAAGEDGVPDEPPPPEPPGRLVPTRSGLVLGCLLIAALLLYWVPALRLGEADLDRMGGLGLISVLPLPTLVGAGLLITVFAALLWLRREHRALLLVTLLATVVSLHALPAVLETEPRFATAWQHLGFIDYIDRTGSAVPDLDARWSWPGFFAAAAFTARACGIGDFTEIIRWWPTAVQLAYLAPMLLLTRSLRASWRAKWTGVWFFVLCGWVGQDYFSPQGFTYLLYLVFVAILLVWFRAPHVIWARFRPGEAEAEPTDRRQRAVLLMVVIGLYAASVPAHQLTPFVMLGVLAALVMLGRSELRGLPVLFAVLVAAWVGFMAEPYWSGHFNDLFGGVGGVGSNVQTSVSGRIQGGNSTHKLVLYTRVLLAGSLMAFACWGWWRRRFHRYRERSLLVLTFVPFLGFGMQSYGGEMALRVFMFAVPGAALLAALALFPRTGVTAKEREKDRVSLAPLAALLAGLLLMGGFLVARWGNESFERTRPGEVAAMDWVYAHDKPTVRLLWLSQDTVNDVTPAMPWGARDMERVNYVPTLAPPDPVLVSGLVKALKDAGPNSYLMINESQATYLELDAGYPATWKSRLIHNLDNRQELTKVLVNDDVTVYALRKQPAGPVPRPNPGPIGPQVTWTPWSVVGALAAVALVLLLTTREVVRVAVRPGVRQLRWLQGTFWFSLPLLAVLLASLVQRFSTMK; encoded by the coding sequence GTGTCTGACACGACCACCACAACCGAGGCCGCGTCGCCCGAGAGCCGGGCGCCCGAGCAGCCGGGGCGCCGCATCCGGCTGCCCGGGATGGGCCGCTCGCCCGGCGGCGACCAGCTGTTCCGCAACGCCTACGCGCTGATGCTCAACACCGGCATCTCCGCCGTGCTCGGGCTCGGCTTCTGGCTGGCCGCGGCCCGCTACTACTCCGAATCGGCGGTCGGGCAGGGCTCGGCCGCCATCGCCGCGATGAAACTGCTGGCCGGGCTGACCGCGGTGACCCTGACCGGCGCCCTGGCCCGCTTCATCCCGGTGTCCGGGCAGCGCACCGGCCGGCTCATCTTCCGTACCTACGCGGGCAGTTCGCTGATCGTGGCGCTCGCGGCGGGCGTGTTCCTGATGACCTTGGACGTGTGGGGGCCGTCGTACCGCTTCCTGCACGGGCCGCTGAACGGCCTCGGGTTCATCGCGGCCGTCATCGCCTGGAACCTGCTCACGCTCCAGGACGGCGTGCTGACCGGGCTGCGCAGCGCGCCCTGGGTGCCGGTGGGCAACACCGTGTTCTCGGCGGTGAAGCTGGGGCTGCTCGTCGCGTTCGCGGTGGCGATCCCGACCGCCGGCGTCTTCGTCTCCTGGGTCGCCGCCATCGCCACCTCGGTGGTGCCGCTGGGCTGGCTGGTGTTCCGGCGGCTGGTGCCCCGGCACGTCAAGGCCACCGAGGACCGCGCCGAGCCGCCGACGCTGAAGGAGATCGGGCGGTTCCTCGCCGGGGACTACACCGGCTCGCTCTTCTCGCTCGCCGTGGTCTACCTCATCCCGGTGATCATCGCCTCGCAGGTCAGCTCCGAGGACAACGCCTACTTCTACATCACCACCACCATCGGCGGCACCACCAACCTGCTCGCCATCAACATGGGCGCGTCCCTGACGGTGGAGGGCTCGCACGACCCGGGGCGGCTGGCCGCCAACACCCGGGCCGCGCTGAAGCGGATGGCCCGGATCATGCTGCCGATCGCGGGCGTGCTGTTCGTCGGCGCGCCCTGGATCCTCGGCGTCTTCGGCGACGGCTACGCGCACGCGGCGACCCCGCTGCTGCGCTGGTTCGCGGTCGGCGCGCTGCTGCGGGTCGTGATGGAGACGTACTTCGCGGTGCTGCGCGCGCAGAGCCGCACCTCCGGACTCGCCTGGCTGCAGGGCCTGTTGTGCGTGCTGGTGCTCGGGCTGACACTGCTGCTCCTGCCCCGGATGGGCCTGACCGGTGCGGGCGTCGCCGAGATCTCCAGTCTCGCGGTGATCGTGGCGATCGCCGCGCCGAGGCTGTGGAAGACGGTCCGGGCCGTACCGCAGGCCGCCGCGGAGACGGCGGCACCGGACGGGGACCTCTCCGACCTGGGGGCACGGGAGGCTCCGGCCGCTGCCCCGGCGCACCGGAACAGTCCGGCCTGGGCGCTGGACCGCGACACCCTCGCCCTCGGCATCCACGTCGACTTCGACCACCTCGAACGCCGGCCGGACGTCCGCCCCGGCCCCGGCACCCCGCCCACCGGCACACCCGTACGGCTGCCGGCCGAGGGGCCGGAACCGGGCGCCGAGGCGTCCCTCGGCCCGGCCGAGGCGGCGCTCTTCAGGGAAGCGGTGGTCGACGCGCCGTTCGGCGAGGAGACGGCACCCGAGAGCGCCGCCGGGGAAGACGGCGTACCCGATGAGCCACCGCCGCCCGAGCCGCCGGGTCGCCTGGTGCCCACCCGCTCCGGTCTCGTCCTCGGCTGTCTGCTGATCGCCGCGCTGTTGCTGTACTGGGTGCCCGCGCTGCGGCTCGGCGAGGCCGATCTGGACCGGATGGGCGGGCTCGGCCTGATCTCCGTGCTGCCGCTGCCGACGCTGGTGGGGGCGGGCCTGCTGATCACGGTGTTCGCCGCGCTGCTCTGGCTGCGCCGGGAGCACCGGGCCCTGCTGCTGGTCACCCTGCTGGCGACCGTGGTGTCGCTGCACGCGCTGCCCGCGGTGCTGGAGACCGAGCCGCGGTTCGCAACGGCCTGGCAGCACCTCGGCTTCATCGACTACATCGACCGCACCGGGTCCGCCGTACCGGACCTGGACGCCCGCTGGAGCTGGCCGGGCTTCTTCGCGGCGGCCGCGTTCACCGCCCGGGCGTGCGGGATCGGCGACTTCACCGAGATCATCCGGTGGTGGCCGACGGCCGTCCAACTCGCCTATCTGGCCCCGATGCTCCTGCTGACCCGCTCCCTGCGGGCGAGCTGGCGGGCCAAGTGGACGGGCGTCTGGTTCTTCGTGCTGTGCGGCTGGGTCGGCCAGGACTACTTCTCCCCGCAGGGCTTCACCTATCTCCTCTACCTCGTCTTCGTGGCGATCCTGCTGGTCTGGTTCCGTGCTCCGCACGTGATCTGGGCGAGGTTCCGTCCGGGCGAGGCCGAGGCGGAGCCCACCGACCGGCGCCAGCGGGCCGTGCTGCTCATGGTGGTGATCGGCCTGTACGCGGCGAGCGTCCCGGCGCACCAGCTCACCCCGTTCGTGATGCTCGGGGTGCTCGCGGCCCTGGTGATGCTGGGCCGGTCCGAGCTGCGGGGCCTGCCCGTGCTGTTCGCGGTGCTGGTCGCGGCCTGGGTCGGCTTCATGGCCGAGCCGTACTGGTCCGGGCACTTCAACGACCTCTTCGGCGGGGTCGGCGGGGTCGGCAGTAATGTCCAGACCTCCGTCTCCGGCCGTATCCAGGGCGGGAATTCGACACACAAGCTGGTCCTGTACACCCGGGTGCTGCTGGCCGGCTCGCTGATGGCCTTCGCCTGCTGGGGCTGGTGGCGGCGGCGTTTCCACCGGTACCGCGAGCGGTCGCTGCTGGTGCTCACCTTCGTGCCGTTCCTGGGCTTCGGTATGCAGTCCTACGGCGGCGAGATGGCGCTGCGCGTCTTCATGTTCGCCGTGCCGGGCGCGGCCCTGCTGGCCGCCCTCGCCCTCTTCCCGCGCACCGGCGTCACCGCGAAGGAGCGCGAGAAGGACCGGGTCAGTCTCGCTCCGCTGGCCGCGCTGCTGGCCGGGCTGCTGCTGATGGGCGGCTTCCTGGTGGCGCGCTGGGGCAACGAGTCGTTCGAGCGGACCCGGCCCGGCGAGGTGGCGGCCATGGACTGGGTGTACGCCCATGACAAGCCGACGGTGCGGCTGCTGTGGCTGAGCCAGGACACGGTCAACGACGTCACCCCGGCGATGCCGTGGGGCGCGCGGGACATGGAGCGGGTGAACTATGTGCCGACGCTCGCACCCCCCGACCCCGTGCTGGTGTCGGGCCTGGTCAAGGCGCTCAAGGACGCGGGCCCGAACTCGTATCTGATGATCAACGAGAGTCAGGCCACCTATCTGGAGCTGGACGCGGGCTACCCGGCGACCTGGAAGTCCCGGCTGATCCACAACCTGGACAACCGGCAGGAGCTGACCAAGGTCCTGGTCAACGACGACGTCACCGTGTACGCGCTGCGCAAGCAGCCGGCGGGCCCGGTGCCCAGGCCGAACCCCGGTCCGATCGGGCCGCAGGTGACGTGGACGCCATGGTCGGTGGTCGGCGCGCTGGCCGCCGTCGCGCTGGTCCTGCTGCTCACCACCCGCGAGGTGGTGCGGGTCGCGGTGCGGCCCGGGGTACGGCAACTGCGCTGGCTGCAGGGCACCTTCTGGTTCTCGCTGCCCCTGCTGGCGGTGCTGCTGGCCTCGCTGGTGCAGCGGTTCTCGACGATGAAGTGA
- a CDS encoding GH39 family glycosyl hydrolase, protein MGRHGWYTETRRWRLTALLGVGVAALALVVTLLNTLPGSGASTAGTSRDGDKVHGTPATPPGRPRPYVGWGFTHTQYSADEGSDTATGRVETLLSKDGGLPQDQAIMGWGADNPEPVKGHYDFGAMDRRIDFIRRSGGTPVVTLCCSPDWMKGGRAGVDNTDWSRPALETAPRPQHYQDFADLAATVAKRYPDVRHFIVWNEFKGFWNNAEGRWDYEGYTKMYNLVYQALKKVDRNIMVGGPYLVMDSVDPRQKDNASTTLRGSWGALDQRVLDAFSYWNSHKAGADFVVVDGSSYTNDDDLLPDEFGATDKLTAVGEWVRRQTHDLPLWWAEYYVEPADGKDERRGWSEAHRIAVHAAGLIAMVKGGADSGFYWNPEKEKGPGCPGCLWTPTDSADGGRALPMYDLVSRFDKAFPPGTRYETVSVAQDDVPNVRVLASDRTILVVNTLDRAIGAQVDGKRFDMRAYEVRWLDR, encoded by the coding sequence ATGGGACGTCATGGGTGGTATACGGAGACTCGTCGGTGGCGGCTGACGGCCCTGCTCGGCGTGGGAGTGGCCGCTCTGGCCCTGGTGGTGACCCTGCTCAACACGCTGCCCGGGAGCGGCGCGAGCACTGCCGGCACCTCGCGCGACGGAGACAAGGTGCACGGCACGCCCGCCACCCCGCCCGGGCGTCCGCGGCCGTACGTGGGCTGGGGCTTCACCCACACCCAGTACAGCGCCGACGAGGGCAGCGACACGGCCACCGGGCGGGTCGAGACGCTGCTGTCGAAGGACGGCGGGCTGCCGCAGGACCAGGCGATCATGGGCTGGGGAGCCGACAACCCCGAGCCGGTGAAGGGGCATTACGACTTCGGGGCGATGGACCGCCGCATCGACTTCATCCGCAGGTCCGGCGGCACCCCCGTGGTCACGCTGTGCTGCTCGCCGGACTGGATGAAGGGCGGCAGAGCCGGTGTCGACAACACCGACTGGAGCCGGCCCGCCCTGGAGACGGCGCCGCGACCGCAGCATTACCAGGACTTCGCCGACCTCGCGGCGACCGTCGCCAAGCGGTATCCCGACGTACGCCACTTCATCGTCTGGAACGAGTTCAAGGGCTTCTGGAACAACGCCGAGGGCCGCTGGGACTACGAGGGCTACACGAAGATGTACAACCTCGTCTACCAGGCGCTGAAGAAGGTCGACAGGAACATCATGGTCGGCGGGCCGTACCTCGTCATGGACAGCGTCGACCCACGGCAGAAGGACAACGCCTCGACCACCCTGAGAGGTTCCTGGGGCGCCCTGGACCAGCGGGTCCTCGACGCCTTCTCCTACTGGAACAGCCACAAGGCCGGCGCCGACTTCGTGGTCGTCGACGGCTCCAGCTACACCAACGACGACGACCTGCTGCCCGACGAGTTCGGCGCCACCGACAAACTCACCGCGGTGGGCGAGTGGGTACGGCGGCAGACCCATGACCTTCCCCTGTGGTGGGCCGAGTACTACGTCGAGCCCGCCGACGGCAAGGACGAACGCCGGGGCTGGTCCGAGGCGCACCGCATCGCCGTGCACGCGGCCGGGCTGATCGCCATGGTCAAGGGCGGTGCCGACTCGGGCTTCTACTGGAACCCGGAGAAGGAGAAGGGCCCCGGCTGCCCCGGCTGTCTGTGGACGCCGACCGACAGCGCCGACGGGGGCAGGGCACTGCCCATGTACGACCTGGTGTCCCGGTTCGACAAGGCGTTCCCGCCCGGCACCAGGTACGAGACCGTGTCCGTCGCCCAGGACGACGTTCCCAACGTGCGGGTGCTGGCCAGTGACAGGACGATCCTCGTGGTCAACACCCTGGACCGGGCGATCGGCGCGCAGGTCGACGGGAAGCGGTTCGACATGCGGGCCTACGAGGTGCGGTGGCTCGACCGCTGA